Genomic DNA from Vagococcus luciliae:
CCAAATAATTTATGTTCGACATACGAACGAACTAATGGTGCTGTTCCTTCAGGACGTAAGGTGATGTGTCGATCACCTTTATCTTTAAAATCATACATCTCTTTTGTTACAATATCTGTTGATTCACCCACACCACGCATTATGACTTCAATATGTTCAAACATTGGCGTTCTGACTTCATGAAAGTCATATTTTTTTAATACATCACGAGCAGTTGATTCAACAAACTGCCATTTTTCTGATTCACCTGGTAAAATATCGTTGGTTCCTTTTGGTTTCTGATATTTCATCGTCATACACCATCCTTTTCTCATTATATTCATACTACATAAAATTGAGTCGATACTCAATAGTTATCAAAACTTATTTATAAATAAAGCTCTGAATCTTAAACAATTCAGAGCTAAAATATTTATAATATAATTATTTTGCAAAATCAAATTCAATTTCTAAATCAACCACTTCTTCAACAGCTTTTAATAATTCTCCGTTGATTAAAACATCTGTTGCTTTTTCTAACTCATCATACATTTCAATGTCTTTATCTAAGTCAATAAATTTCACATATTTTCTAAAGACATCATAAGCAACTTGAGTTCCTTTACCTAATACACCGCGATCTTTGATGAAGTCAATAGCTTGACATGCTGCCATCATTTCAGTTGCGACGATACGACGAGAATTTTTAGTAATGTCTCTAGCAGTTCTTGCAGCTGTTGTTCCCATACTCACAAAATCTTCTTGGTTTTCACAAGATGTAATTGAATCCACACTTGCTGGATGTGATAAGATTTTGTTTTCTGATGCTAATGAAGCAGCTGCATACTGTGTAATCATGAATCCTGAGTTAACGCCAGGATATTTCACTAAGAATGAAGGCAAGCCACTTAAGTTAGTATTTACTAAACGTTCCACACGACGTTCTGATACATTACCAATTTCAGCAGATCCAATTCCTAAATAATCAAAAGGTTGTGCCATTGGTTCACCATGGAAGTTACCTCCAGAGATAACATCACCACTACGAGTGATGATTGGATTATCTGTTACAGAGTTAATTTCGATTTCAACTTTTTTCTTCACATAAGCCACAGTGTCTTTACTTGCTCCATGGATTTGTGGCATACAACGTAATGTATACGGATCTTGTACACGTTCAGCTGTCGCTTGAGTTGTTAAGGTACTTCCTTCAAGCATTTGACGAATATTTTTAGCAGTTGCTAATTGTCCACTTTGAGGACGAATAATATGTAATTCTTCATCAAAGGCATTTACAATCCCATTATGCACTTCTAAAGATAATGCTCCGGCAATGTCTGAAAGTTTTAATAATTCAATGGAGTCATGTGTTGCTAATGCTCCGATTGCTGTTAAAACGGTTGTACCGTTAATTAAGGCTAAACCTTCTTTTGCTTCTAAGTGAATCACTTCAACGCCTGCACGCGCCATTGCTTCTTTACCTTCTAGTAATTCACCGTCATAATAAGCACGACCCAATCCTAACATTGGCAATACCATATGAGATAATGGAGCTAAGTCCCCTGAAGCTCCTAAAGATCCTTTTTCTGGAATATGTGGTACAACGCCATTATTTAACATAGCCATTAAGGTTTCAATGGTACTTAAACGAATACCTGAATAGCCTTTTAATAAAGAGTTAATACGAATTAACATAATCGCACGAACTTCATCTTCTCCTAATGGATCACCAAAACCACTTGAGTGAGTACGAATTAAGTTTTCTTGTAATTGTCTAGTTTCTTCTTGTGGAATACTTACTTTAACAAGGGAACCAAATCCTGTATTGACACCATATGTTACTTTTTTACTCGCTACAATATCATCAATAATTTTTCTTGATGCATTTACCGCTTCAATTGCTTCTTGTGATAACGTGATTTTAGCCCCTTTTCTAGCTACTTCTACCACTTGTTCCAATGTTAAATCGTTACCTGTTAATGTAATTACTTCAGTCATTATTACTTCCTCCTAAACTCATTTTCAACTTAATAACTCACTTTAGTCACTTAATACCTTTTAATTACTTATTATTCACTCGCTTTTTTACCATTTAATACAAAATAGAATATTGCAGCAATCACAATACCAATACCACCAGCAATTAAACTCTTACTATTGGCACCCATTGCAAGCATCCACACACTAACTGCGACAGCTAATAGTGGAATAACTGGGCCAAATGGTAGTCTAAAGGCTGTTTCAACGCCAGGATTTTTCTTACGTAAGAAAATAACGGCAATCGCTGTTGGGATATATTGAATAAATCTAAATACAACGCTCAATTCTGCTAATTGTTCGAAACTTCCACTTAATAATAGTAAACAAGTTAATACACAAGAGATAATAATTGCTACATAAGGTGCATCTTTTTTATTTTTCTTAGAAACAATTTTTGGTAATAATCCTTCATCAGAAATACTTGCACCATAACGAGGAATCATCATTGAGTCCCCAACATTTAAGCCAAGAATTGAAATGAGTGCACCGATGGAAATAATCCATCTACCAGCAGGTCCTATCATCATAGCAAATGCATCTTGTACAGGTGCATTTGTTTCTAAAATACCTACACCAAGCATGGCAATTGTTCCGGCAATAATCATAAAGTAAAGGATTGATACAATACTAATTGATCCAATAATTGCTTTTGGAACATTTTTCTTCGCATTTCTCATCTCACCAGCGACAACTGGTAAAGCTTCAAATCCGATAAATGCATAGAATACTGTCATTGAGGTTCCTGCCATCGCTTTTGATATTGTCATACCTTCTTTAAGTTGTAGGAATGGCGTAAAGTTACCAGCGTCAAATCCATTTTTAATAAAAAATATACTCATGAATGTGAAAGCAATAATAGGAATCAATTTTGCGATTGTGATACTTATGGTAAAAATTTTGGATGTTTTAAGTCCTGTACTATTAATAATAGATAATAATATCACTAAAATAACACTAATCGCTTTGTTATGTCCTTCCAAAGCAGGAATTGTTACTATCAATAGTTTAGCAAATCCTGCAGCCATTGCTGACCATGCAATAATCGTTACAAACCATCCTAATAATCCAACAACAAACCCAACTAAATCACCAAAAGCTGATTTAGAATATTGGAACGCACCACCATTTTTGTCAAAATAACATGCCACTTCAGCAAAACATACTGCCAAAAGTAACACCAACACCGCATCAAATACCATGGCTAATAGAGAAGCTGGTCCTAAATCTCGATAAATTGTTTGTGGTAATAAGAAAATACCTGAACCAACTACTGCATTAATACCGTAAAGCGTTGCACCACCTAAACTAAATTTTGAACTCTCTGAGTCTATTTCGGTTAATTTAATCCCATCAACCGGTGTTTTTGTTTCGGTAATCATAAGGGGCCCCTTTCCGATCATCTGATCGTTAACATAATTTGTTCATTTTTAATATTTAAAAATGCTTCCTATCCAAATTATTTTTATTAGAGCGACTTTTCATTTTTCCAAACAACAACTTCGACAACTGCTGGTGATTGTTGTGGTTGATGAGATTCTATACTAATCATCGAAATCGTACGACCCTCTTCTACCATGACACAATCTCCGGCTTCCAACTTGGCAACATGTTTTTCTTCTTGGTCTATATACGTCATGACTCCATCAACTAACATATAGTAAAAGTATCGAACACAAGGTAATAACTGTCTATCACGAATACTTGAAACAGCAGACATTTCACTAGTGTAGGTTGGTTTAAAGATAACGTTAAAGTCTTGACATTTTCCTACACTATTTGTTTTATCTGCTCCATCAAACGCATCAACTTCAAACGGTTTCATTTTTTTATTAACAGTAAACGATTCTGATTCATGTGTTAGTTCTAATGGATGATTCAATGACATCAACAAACGCTTATAGCCAGGTAACGCTGAAAATGTACTTTCTTCGATTTCTACTGAAGCCGTAGAAATGCGGTAGTCAAATTTTCCAGGCTCATACTTACCCGTTGGTGGGTAGAGAAACACTTGGGTCGTTTCTCCCCCACTCCAACGAGATGTTTGATGATCATTCTTTTTAAATAAATGATACGACATATTTTTTCCTCTACCTTTTAGAACAATCCGGTAATGTTACCTTCTTCATCAATATCAATTCTTTCAGATGCAGGTGATTTTGGTAGTCCTGGCATTGTCATAACTGCGCCAGTTAACGCTACAATAAATCCTGCTCCAGCTGATACTTTAAGATTTTTAATCGTAATGGTGAAATCTTTTGGTGCGCCAACAAGTGTCGCATCATCAGAGAATGAATATTGTGTTTTTGCCATACAAATTGGCAATTTATCATAGCCTAATTCTTCTAATTGTTTTAATTGTTTTTTAGCTGGTCCAGTTAATTCAATTCCTTTACCACCGTAAACTTTTTGCACAATCTTAGTTAATTTTTCTTCGATTGAGTCTTCTAAGTCATATACATAGCTGAAACTATTATCTTGCTCTGCTAATTCCATAACTTTTTCAGCTAACTCAATACCACCTTCGCCACCATTAGCCCAAACGTCAGATAAGACCACTTCAACACCACGTTCTTTACATGCTTTTTCAACTGCTTCGATTTCAGCATCTGTATCTAATGGGAATTTGTTAATTGCGACAACAACAGGTAATCCATAAACCTCTTGAATGTTTTCAATATGTTTATCTAAGTTAGTTAATCCTTTAACAACGGCTTCTACGTTTTCTGGTTCTAATTCTTTCTTAGGAACACCACCATGCATTTTTAGTGCGCGAATTGTTGCCACTAACACAACGGCATCAGGTTTGATATTTCCTAAACGACATTTAATGTCGATGAATTTTTCAGCACCTAAGTCTGCACCAAATCCAGCTTCTGTAATCGCGTAATCTGCATATTTCATTGCCATTTTTGTTGCGATAATACTGTTACAGCCATGTGCAATATTGGCAAATGGTCCACCATGAATAATTGCTGGTGTGTGTTCTAATGTTTGAACTAAGTTTGGATGAATCGCATCTTTAAGTAACGCTGCCATTGCGCCTTCTGCTTTCAAATCGCCAGCAGTAACTGGTTTTCCTTCAAAATTATATGCTACTACCATGTTTTTAAGTTTTTCTTTTAAGTCATCAATATCATTTGATAAACATAACACAGCCATAATTTCTGATGCTACAGTAATGTCATAACCATCTTCTCTCGGAACACCATTGACGCGTCCTTGTAATCCATTCACAATATGACGTAATTGACGGTCATTCATGTCAACAACACGTTTCCATGTAATGTTACGGCTATCAATACCTAACGCATTACCATGATGAATATGGTTATCAATCAAAGCAGCTAATAAGTTATTTGCTGCACCAATTGCATGGAAGTCACCTGTAAAATGTAAGTTAATATCTTCCATAGGGACAACTTGAGCATGTCCACCACCTGCTGCCCCACCTTTAACACCAAATACTGGTCCTAATGATGGTTCACGTAAAGCGATCATTGCCTTTTTACCTAATTTAGTAAAGGCATCAGCTAACCCAACAGATGTGGTTGTTTTTCCTTCTCCAGCTGGAGTTGGTGTAATAGCTGTGACTAAAATTAATTTACCGTCTTTTTCATTTTCTAGCCTAGTTAATTCACGAGCATCTAATTTCGCTTTATAATTACCATAAAGTGTTAAATCCTCTTCTTTTAATCCTAATGGAGCCGCTACCTCTTTAATTGATTTCATTTCAACTGAATTTGCGATTTCGATATCTGATAAATGTGTCATAACTTTTTATTCAACCCTTCCATTTAATTAATTAACATCTTTTTTAAACGACTTTTAATGTTTCCTCATAAATTTCATCTGCTAATAAACAACCCTTAGCTAATAATGCTTCACCGTCTTGTCGATAAGACGCAACAAATTCTTCATTCTTAATACCTGATAAATTAATTAAAACATTCAGCCATGCGCCTTGAATTCCAGCTTTTAAGCTAAGTGCGGCAACACCTAAGTCACTTGCTGCATTAGTATTTGATTTTCCAATAGCACGTTTTGTCACTTCAAGTGCTTCTAACATTAATTTCATCATATCTAGTGGTGATTTAGCTGCTCCTTCTAAAGCTGATTGCATAGCCGCACGTCTAGCTGCTTTTTCATCATCTGTGTCTTTTGGCATACTAAACACTGCTGAAACTGCGTTAAATGCTTCTGTATCTTTATCTATTGCTTCAAGTAAATTCTTTTGGAGTTGTTTTGTTTCATCGAACACTAATTTAATTTCATCTTCGTATTCAGCATATTTCTTTTTACCGATTGTT
This window encodes:
- the hutH gene encoding histidine ammonia-lyase: MTEVITLTGNDLTLEQVVEVARKGAKITLSQEAIEAVNASRKIIDDIVASKKVTYGVNTGFGSLVKVSIPQEETRQLQENLIRTHSSGFGDPLGEDEVRAIMLIRINSLLKGYSGIRLSTIETLMAMLNNGVVPHIPEKGSLGASGDLAPLSHMVLPMLGLGRAYYDGELLEGKEAMARAGVEVIHLEAKEGLALINGTTVLTAIGALATHDSIELLKLSDIAGALSLEVHNGIVNAFDEELHIIRPQSGQLATAKNIRQMLEGSTLTTQATAERVQDPYTLRCMPQIHGASKDTVAYVKKKVEIEINSVTDNPIITRSGDVISGGNFHGEPMAQPFDYLGIGSAEIGNVSERRVERLVNTNLSGLPSFLVKYPGVNSGFMITQYAAASLASENKILSHPASVDSITSCENQEDFVSMGTTAARTARDITKNSRRIVATEMMAACQAIDFIKDRGVLGKGTQVAYDVFRKYVKFIDLDKDIEMYDELEKATDVLINGELLKAVEEVVDLEIEFDFAK
- a CDS encoding APC family permease, giving the protein MITETKTPVDGIKLTEIDSESSKFSLGGATLYGINAVVGSGIFLLPQTIYRDLGPASLLAMVFDAVLVLLLAVCFAEVACYFDKNGGAFQYSKSAFGDLVGFVVGLLGWFVTIIAWSAMAAGFAKLLIVTIPALEGHNKAISVILVILLSIINSTGLKTSKIFTISITIAKLIPIIAFTFMSIFFIKNGFDAGNFTPFLQLKEGMTISKAMAGTSMTVFYAFIGFEALPVVAGEMRNAKKNVPKAIIGSISIVSILYFMIIAGTIAMLGVGILETNAPVQDAFAMMIGPAGRWIISIGALISILGLNVGDSMMIPRYGASISDEGLLPKIVSKKNKKDAPYVAIIISCVLTCLLLLSGSFEQLAELSVVFRFIQYIPTAIAVIFLRKKNPGVETAFRLPFGPVIPLLAVAVSVWMLAMGANSKSLIAGGIGIVIAAIFYFVLNGKKASE
- a CDS encoding HutD/Ves family protein, which translates into the protein MSYHLFKKNDHQTSRWSGGETTQVFLYPPTGKYEPGKFDYRISTASVEIEESTFSALPGYKRLLMSLNHPLELTHESESFTVNKKMKPFEVDAFDGADKTNSVGKCQDFNVIFKPTYTSEMSAVSSIRDRQLLPCVRYFYYMLVDGVMTYIDQEEKHVAKLEAGDCVMVEEGRTISMISIESHQPQQSPAVVEVVVWKNEKSL
- a CDS encoding formate--tetrahydrofolate ligase, which produces MTHLSDIEIANSVEMKSIKEVAAPLGLKEEDLTLYGNYKAKLDARELTRLENEKDGKLILVTAITPTPAGEGKTTTSVGLADAFTKLGKKAMIALREPSLGPVFGVKGGAAGGGHAQVVPMEDINLHFTGDFHAIGAANNLLAALIDNHIHHGNALGIDSRNITWKRVVDMNDRQLRHIVNGLQGRVNGVPREDGYDITVASEIMAVLCLSNDIDDLKEKLKNMVVAYNFEGKPVTAGDLKAEGAMAALLKDAIHPNLVQTLEHTPAIIHGGPFANIAHGCNSIIATKMAMKYADYAITEAGFGADLGAEKFIDIKCRLGNIKPDAVVLVATIRALKMHGGVPKKELEPENVEAVVKGLTNLDKHIENIQEVYGLPVVVAINKFPLDTDAEIEAVEKACKERGVEVVLSDVWANGGEGGIELAEKVMELAEQDNSFSYVYDLEDSIEEKLTKIVQKVYGGKGIELTGPAKKQLKQLEELGYDKLPICMAKTQYSFSDDATLVGAPKDFTITIKNLKVSAGAGFIVALTGAVMTMPGLPKSPASERIDIDEEGNITGLF
- a CDS encoding cyclodeaminase/cyclohydrolase family protein → MKLVELTVSEFIETLGSDAPAPGGGSAAALSATMGISLTKMVCELTIGKKKYAEYEDEIKLVFDETKQLQKNLLEAIDKDTEAFNAVSAVFSMPKDTDDEKAARRAAMQSALEGAAKSPLDMMKLMLEALEVTKRAIGKSNTNAASDLGVAALSLKAGIQGAWLNVLINLSGIKNEEFVASYRQDGEALLAKGCLLADEIYEETLKVV